A single region of the Duganella sp. BuS-21 genome encodes:
- a CDS encoding methyl-accepting chemotaxis protein, which yields MRSTQQGNGHETVLEDGKPIVTTTDLKGRFTYVNSTFTTASGYADEELAGRLQNSLYHADMPAEVDADMWRTVLSGEPWRGLVKYSGKDGGFFWCIANATPVIEGGKTTGFMAVCTKPKREQIEQAQQLYRSLKGGNPDRIRIVRGAAAPRGVKKFTNKLRDITLAQRLTVCFGGIVLLALSMASHALLPYSDSALHMQALLMVVLAAYSWINLHRAIVAPIQASINAARILAGGDLTTRMAVDRHDELGQLQAFVRQLNLNLASILVDIRSNFSLTRSTTTQVRAANADLSARTEAQASSLEQTSAHMGQITGTVSQTADNVNTASSVASEATALAERTGVAVTQVVAAMNDISQSSRQIVDIISLIDGIAFQTNILSLNAAVEAARAGESGRGFAVVASEVRSLAQRSAAAAKEIKSLIDTSAGKIDIGAGMASAAGKDMEAVIAAIGRVASIMGDISGSTREQSSGVNQVQDAIMQLDEVTRQNAQMVEEASAATAVLDLQTQAVARALEVFKLPPQGGKSGKTGKASLVPSTSRAVQTSYNEPARARRA from the coding sequence ATGCGCAGTACGCAACAAGGGAACGGTCACGAAACCGTTCTTGAAGACGGCAAGCCCATCGTCACGACCACGGACCTGAAGGGCCGTTTCACCTACGTTAATTCCACCTTCACCACAGCGAGCGGCTATGCCGACGAGGAATTGGCGGGACGCCTGCAAAACTCCCTCTACCACGCGGACATGCCGGCCGAAGTCGACGCCGACATGTGGCGCACCGTGCTGTCGGGCGAACCATGGCGCGGGCTGGTCAAGTACAGCGGCAAGGACGGCGGCTTCTTCTGGTGTATCGCCAACGCGACGCCGGTGATCGAAGGCGGCAAGACCACCGGTTTCATGGCGGTCTGCACCAAGCCCAAGCGCGAACAAATCGAACAGGCGCAACAACTCTACCGCAGCCTCAAGGGCGGCAATCCGGACCGCATCCGCATCGTGCGCGGCGCGGCGGCGCCCCGTGGCGTGAAGAAGTTCACCAACAAGCTGCGCGACATCACGCTGGCGCAGCGCCTGACCGTCTGCTTCGGCGGCATCGTGCTGCTGGCGCTGTCCATGGCCAGCCACGCCCTGCTGCCCTATTCCGACAGCGCGCTGCACATGCAGGCGCTGCTGATGGTGGTGCTGGCCGCGTACAGCTGGATCAATCTGCACCGCGCCATTGTCGCGCCGATTCAGGCCAGCATCAACGCCGCACGCATCTTGGCCGGCGGCGACCTGACCACCCGCATGGCGGTGGACCGTCATGATGAACTGGGCCAGCTGCAAGCGTTTGTGCGCCAGCTGAACCTGAACCTGGCGTCGATCCTGGTCGACATCCGCAGCAACTTCAGCCTGACCCGCAGCACCACCACGCAGGTGCGCGCGGCGAATGCCGACCTGTCGGCGCGCACCGAGGCGCAGGCGTCCAGCCTGGAGCAGACCTCGGCGCACATGGGCCAGATCACCGGCACCGTTAGCCAGACCGCCGACAACGTCAACACCGCCAGCAGCGTCGCCAGCGAAGCGACCGCGCTGGCCGAGCGCACCGGCGTGGCCGTCACGCAGGTGGTGGCGGCGATGAACGACATCAGCCAGTCGTCGCGCCAGATCGTCGACATCATCAGCCTGATCGACGGCATCGCCTTCCAGACCAACATCCTCTCGCTCAACGCGGCGGTGGAAGCGGCGCGCGCCGGCGAGAGCGGCCGTGGTTTCGCCGTGGTCGCCAGCGAAGTGCGCAGCCTGGCCCAGCGCAGCGCGGCGGCGGCCAAGGAGATCAAGAGCCTGATCGATACCTCGGCCGGCAAGATCGACATCGGCGCCGGCATGGCCAGCGCCGCCGGCAAGGACATGGAAGCGGTGATCGCCGCCATCGGCCGCGTGGCATCCATCATGGGCGACATCAGCGGTTCGACGCGCGAGCAAAGCAGCGGTGTGAATCAGGTCCAGGACGCCATCATGCAGCTGGACGAAGTAACGCGGCAGAACGCGCAAATGGTGGAGGAAGCATCGGCTGCCACCGCTGTGCTGGACCTGCAGACCCAAGCCGTGGCGCGGGCGCTGGAAGTATTCAAGCTGCCGCCGCAGGGTGGCAAGTCCGGCAAGACCGGCAAAGCCAGCCTGGTGCCGTCGACGTCCCGCGCCGTGCAAACGAGCTACAACGAGCCTGCGCGGGCACGTCGGGCCTGA
- a CDS encoding alpha/beta hydrolase, translating into MLGWAPRFKINNRVVPLLIQSLLQLSQFGGDGKLARAGIRVEQRTAQADGLSVPVRILRGARPPRGVILDFHGGGWAIGNAKMNDQLNADLIAACDVVVVSVDYRLASNTPLAAIMDDCLAAARWLLDGALDDCNDLPVYVLGESAGGHLAAAMLLRLKAWPELLRRIDGAIFYYGVYDLAGTPSVQQAAADTLVLHGPSMANSLRLLTPGLSDEQRRVAPLSPLYGDLSCMPPAIMLAGELDPLRDDTMLMAERWRAVAEVECHLLPEAPHGFIRFPTRMARQVREHVSAWICQRAASASADDQARRARAGSL; encoded by the coding sequence GTGTTGGGTTGGGCGCCGCGCTTCAAGATCAACAACCGGGTGGTGCCGCTGCTGATCCAGTCCTTGTTGCAGCTGTCGCAATTCGGCGGCGATGGCAAGCTGGCCCGCGCTGGCATCCGCGTCGAGCAGCGCACAGCTCAGGCCGATGGACTGAGCGTCCCGGTGCGCATTTTGCGCGGCGCACGTCCACCGCGCGGTGTGATCCTCGACTTCCACGGCGGCGGCTGGGCCATCGGCAACGCCAAAATGAACGACCAGCTCAATGCCGATCTGATTGCCGCTTGCGACGTGGTGGTGGTATCGGTCGACTACCGGCTGGCGAGCAACACGCCGCTGGCGGCCATCATGGACGATTGCCTGGCCGCCGCGCGCTGGCTGCTGGATGGCGCCCTGGACGACTGCAACGACCTCCCGGTCTACGTCCTCGGCGAATCGGCCGGCGGCCATCTGGCGGCGGCAATGCTGCTGCGGCTGAAAGCCTGGCCCGAGCTTCTGCGCCGCATCGATGGCGCAATTTTTTACTACGGCGTCTACGACCTTGCCGGCACGCCCAGCGTGCAGCAGGCCGCCGCAGACACCCTGGTGCTGCACGGCCCCAGCATGGCGAACTCGCTGCGCTTGCTCACGCCCGGTCTCAGCGATGAACAACGCCGTGTAGCGCCGCTCTCGCCGCTCTACGGCGACCTGTCCTGCATGCCGCCCGCGATCATGCTTGCGGGAGAGCTGGACCCTTTGCGTGACGACACCATGCTGATGGCCGAACGCTGGCGCGCAGTGGCCGAGGTGGAGTGCCACCTCCTGCCCGAAGCGCCGCATGGCTTCATCCGTTTTCCCACCCGCATGGCACGGCAGGTGCGCGAGCACGTGTCGGCCTGGATATGCCAGCGGGCGGCGTCTGCGAGTGCCGACGATCAGGCCCGACGTGCCCGCGCAGGCTCGTTGTAG
- a CDS encoding DUF2177 family protein has translation MLTSASVQALSVQQWLLAYGGVLLSMLALDALWIGLYMAPAYKDALGDLMLSQPRMTSAAAFYLLYAAGTVFLAVAPGLRAESWQTAALHGAVLGLIAYGTYDLTNYSILKVWPLGLTLADIAWGALLTAAAATAGWTAANRWG, from the coding sequence ATGCTTACATCCGCGTCAGTTCAGGCACTCAGCGTGCAGCAATGGCTGCTGGCCTATGGCGGCGTCTTGCTATCAATGCTGGCGTTGGATGCTTTGTGGATCGGCCTGTACATGGCGCCGGCCTATAAGGACGCGTTGGGGGACTTGATGCTGAGCCAGCCGCGCATGACGTCCGCCGCCGCGTTTTATCTGCTGTACGCGGCCGGCACGGTGTTCCTGGCCGTCGCGCCCGGATTGCGTGCGGAGAGCTGGCAAACGGCGGCGCTGCATGGCGCCGTGCTCGGCCTGATCGCCTACGGCACCTATGACCTGACCAATTACTCCATCCTCAAAGTGTGGCCGCTCGGCCTGACGCTGGCCGATATCGCCTGGGGAGCGTTGCTGACCGCTGCTGCGGCGACAGCCGGCTGGACCGCCGCCAATCGCTGGGGCTGA
- a CDS encoding MipA/OmpV family protein, whose amino-acid sequence MVVCMAVMVPAAAQQPVDLPLWEIGLFGGVASTPAYPGAEDRSTRALVLPMLIYRGKVLRADRSGIGARLLNTERVELDLGFALSLPARSGDVAARAGMPDLNSLLEFGPRLKVLLAEPSATSRLRLELPLRVPVELRNGFRRQGLVFEPRLVAETGDSSGKWQADANVGAMFGNARLNQYFYGVEPPYVTAARPAYEARSGLMMTRLGVSLSRRLSPDWRVFGFSRYDNYTGAANRDSPLLRQNSGLSVGVGFTWTAHRSQARAWD is encoded by the coding sequence ATGGTCGTTTGCATGGCCGTGATGGTGCCGGCAGCTGCGCAGCAACCGGTTGATCTGCCGCTGTGGGAGATCGGCCTGTTCGGTGGCGTCGCTTCCACGCCGGCCTATCCGGGCGCGGAGGATCGTTCCACGCGCGCGTTGGTCTTGCCGATGCTGATCTATCGCGGCAAGGTGCTGCGCGCCGACCGTTCCGGTATCGGTGCGCGCTTGCTCAATACGGAGCGCGTGGAGCTCGATCTCGGTTTTGCGCTGTCGTTGCCGGCCCGCTCCGGCGACGTGGCAGCACGCGCTGGCATGCCGGATCTGAACTCCTTGCTGGAGTTTGGTCCGCGACTGAAGGTTCTCTTGGCCGAGCCGAGTGCCACGAGCCGTTTGCGGCTGGAGCTGCCGCTGCGCGTGCCGGTCGAGCTGCGAAACGGCTTCCGCCGCCAGGGCCTGGTGTTCGAACCGCGCCTGGTGGCTGAAACCGGCGACTCAAGCGGCAAATGGCAGGCCGACGCCAATGTTGGCGCGATGTTCGGTAATGCGCGCCTGAATCAATACTTCTACGGCGTCGAACCGCCGTACGTCACCGCTGCGCGCCCGGCCTATGAGGCCCGCAGCGGCTTGATGATGACGCGCCTCGGCGTGAGCCTGTCGCGCCGCCTGTCGCCCGATTGGCGCGTGTTCGGCTTTTCCCGCTATGACAATTACACCGGCGCCGCCAACCGCGACAGTCCCTTGTTGCGCCAGAACAGCGGCCTGTCCGTCGGCGTGGGCTTTACCTGGACGGCGCACCGCTCGCAGGCGCGCGCGTGGGATTAA